One window of the bacterium genome contains the following:
- a CDS encoding MFS transporter encodes MEGVFSQRRYQVLGTAWLAWFVNYIDRTKTAALLPLIIASLGMTTKETGQVLFWFFLGYACVQPFAGFFTDLIGPKKMLAVTIGAFSVFTWTMAFVGDWHQLALRNLLFGIAQGFEVTAGSRLTATWFPPSTRGRAFAFHQTAYTIAPILVPFIVVPIAQATGSWRWSFMVVSFLGLPVLAAINKFIVDRPERDPKMTHQELNVIFSEEELRTHHGDISDPARAHRVEELPPGERLTPYHEIFANRNVALMFGAGFFFLLASWGLTTWLPTYGVQQLKLPLIVAGSLSSVVYLGALCGVLLSGYLSDIVLKTKRTPIWLLGGLLMAVTIGWASTFRQGVPIMTAYVAFFISGFGASWTPTGTLFAPYLAEILTPGAVGRSLGVVVLGGMLGSTVAQPLTAAMVIQTPAGPDFHRAFLMFATCGILGFLCCASLIEPRVRRTYLGYLLSGGREGTWHPTSPMPAA; translated from the coding sequence ATGGAAGGCGTGTTCTCGCAACGCCGCTACCAAGTGCTCGGCACCGCATGGCTCGCGTGGTTCGTCAACTATATCGACCGTACTAAGACGGCGGCCCTGTTGCCGTTGATCATCGCCTCGCTCGGCATGACGACGAAGGAGACGGGGCAGGTCCTGTTCTGGTTCTTCCTCGGGTACGCATGCGTCCAACCGTTCGCCGGCTTCTTCACGGATCTGATCGGGCCCAAAAAGATGCTCGCGGTCACCATCGGCGCGTTTTCCGTGTTCACGTGGACGATGGCGTTTGTGGGCGACTGGCACCAACTGGCGCTGCGAAACCTCCTGTTCGGGATCGCGCAGGGGTTCGAGGTGACGGCTGGGTCGCGGCTGACCGCGACGTGGTTCCCGCCCAGCACGCGCGGCCGGGCGTTCGCCTTCCACCAGACCGCCTATACGATCGCGCCGATCCTGGTACCGTTCATCGTCGTGCCGATCGCACAGGCGACCGGGTCGTGGCGGTGGTCGTTCATGGTGGTGTCGTTCCTCGGCCTCCCGGTGCTCGCCGCGATCAACAAGTTTATCGTGGACCGTCCCGAGCGCGACCCGAAGATGACGCACCAGGAGCTGAACGTGATCTTCAGCGAGGAAGAACTGCGCACGCACCACGGCGACATCTCCGACCCGGCGCGGGCGCATCGCGTCGAGGAGCTTCCTCCGGGCGAGCGCCTTACACCCTACCATGAGATCTTCGCGAACCGGAACGTCGCGCTCATGTTTGGCGCGGGGTTCTTCTTCCTGCTGGCGTCGTGGGGGCTGACCACGTGGCTGCCGACCTACGGCGTGCAACAGCTCAAACTGCCGCTCATCGTCGCGGGCTCGCTGTCCTCGGTTGTCTATCTTGGGGCGCTCTGCGGAGTCCTCCTGAGCGGGTACCTGTCCGACATCGTGCTGAAGACCAAACGCACGCCGATTTGGCTGCTCGGCGGCCTGCTGATGGCGGTGACGATCGGGTGGGCGTCGACGTTTCGCCAGGGCGTGCCGATTATGACGGCCTACGTCGCGTTCTTCATCTCCGGGTTCGGCGCGTCGTGGACGCCGACCGGGACCCTGTTTGCGCCGTACCTGGCGGAGATCCTGACGCCGGGCGCGGTCGGGCGCTCGCTCGGTGTCGTTGTGCTCGGCGGCATGCTCGGGAGTACCGTGGCACAGCCGCTGACCGCGGCGATGGTTATCCAAACGCCCGCGGGACCCGACTTTCACCGTGCGTTCCTCATGTTCGCGACGTGCGGGATTCTCGGGTTCCTGTGCTGCGCGTCGTTGATCGAACCGCGCGTCCGTCGGACCTATCTCGGCTACCTCTTGTCCGGAGGGAGGGAGGGCACATGGCACCCCACGTCGCCCATGCCAGCAGCGTAA
- the hslV gene encoding ATP-dependent protease subunit HslV, producing MTGRQCRPASPRIRSTTVVAVRRDGRIALAGDGQVSIGNTVLKHGARKTRRIGENVLVGFAGSAADGLTLFERLEQKLAETHGHLARAIVALAKDWRTDRILRRLEALLVVADREHLYVLSGSGDIIEPDDGVAAIGSGGPYALAAARALLRHSSLAAEEIAREALRVASEICVFTNDQVTVEVL from the coding sequence GTGACCGGACGGCAGTGCCGGCCGGCCAGCCCGCGAATCCGGTCGACGACAGTAGTGGCGGTGCGGCGGGACGGCCGGATCGCGTTGGCCGGCGACGGGCAGGTCAGCATCGGCAACACCGTGCTGAAGCACGGCGCGCGGAAGACCCGGCGCATCGGCGAGAACGTGTTGGTGGGCTTTGCCGGATCCGCGGCAGACGGCCTGACCCTCTTCGAACGCCTCGAGCAAAAGCTCGCGGAAACCCACGGGCACCTGGCCCGGGCGATCGTGGCGTTGGCGAAGGACTGGCGCACGGACCGCATTCTGCGCCGGCTCGAGGCGCTGCTGGTCGTCGCCGATCGCGAGCATTTGTACGTGCTGTCGGGCAGCGGCGACATCATCGAACCCGACGACGGGGTGGCCGCGATCGGCTCCGGCGGTCCCTACGCACTCGCGGCGGCGCGGGCGCTGCTGAGGCACTCGTCGCTCGCCGCGGAGGAAATCGCCCGGGAGGCGCTGCGCGTGGCGAGCGAGATCTGCGTCTTTACGAACGATCAGGTGACCGTGGAGGTTTTGTAG
- the hslU gene encoding ATP-dependent protease ATPase subunit HslU, with protein MEARARLEDRLTIESLTPRRIVEELDKFIVGQAAAKRAVAIALRNRYRRSRLGAEMRDEVIPKNILMIGPTGVGKTEIARRLARLAAAPFVKVEATKFTEVGYVGRDVDSMIRDLVETAIQMVRSEQVGKVGERAATQARDRLVEILAPAPRKDQGFSNPLEMLFGGRTSPPAPEPGAAAPDDLHARRAAMRAQLDRGELDRDTVEIEVEESAFPTVEVFSGQGVEEMGINLQDLFGSVLPRRRKRRRMLVPDALRVLTNEEAQKLIDMDEVVREGIRRAEQAGIVFIDELDKISGREGGAGPDVSREGVQRDILPIIEGSTVTTKHGAVRTDHMLFIAAGAFHVSRPSDLIPELQGRLPIRVELGSLTEADFVRILVEPENALTKQYAALLATEGVIVEFPPDGVQEIARIAAAVNAEHEDIGARRLHTILEKVTEALSFAAPEAPAHVVIDAAYVRERLAGILADHDLRRYVL; from the coding sequence ATGGAAGCGCGCGCGCGTCTCGAGGACCGGCTGACGATTGAGAGCCTGACACCCCGGCGAATTGTGGAAGAGCTCGACAAGTTCATTGTGGGCCAGGCCGCCGCGAAGCGTGCGGTCGCGATCGCGCTGCGAAACCGGTACCGACGGAGCCGTCTCGGCGCGGAGATGCGCGACGAGGTCATCCCCAAGAACATCCTGATGATCGGCCCGACCGGCGTCGGCAAGACCGAGATCGCGCGCCGTCTGGCACGCCTGGCCGCCGCCCCGTTCGTGAAGGTCGAGGCGACGAAGTTCACCGAGGTCGGCTACGTCGGCCGTGACGTCGACTCGATGATCCGGGACCTGGTGGAAACCGCGATCCAGATGGTCCGCAGCGAGCAGGTCGGCAAGGTGGGGGAGCGGGCCGCGACGCAGGCCCGCGACCGTCTGGTGGAGATCCTGGCGCCGGCGCCGCGCAAGGACCAGGGGTTTTCCAATCCCCTGGAGATGCTGTTCGGCGGCCGCACGTCCCCGCCCGCCCCGGAGCCCGGTGCCGCCGCCCCAGACGATCTTCATGCGCGCCGGGCGGCGATGCGGGCGCAGCTCGACCGCGGGGAACTCGACCGGGATACGGTGGAGATCGAGGTCGAAGAGAGCGCCTTTCCGACCGTGGAGGTGTTTTCGGGGCAGGGCGTGGAGGAGATGGGGATCAACCTGCAGGATCTCTTCGGCAGCGTGCTGCCGCGCCGGCGAAAGCGGCGCCGCATGCTGGTGCCGGATGCGCTCCGGGTTCTCACGAACGAGGAGGCGCAGAAGCTGATCGACATGGACGAGGTCGTTCGCGAGGGCATCCGCCGCGCGGAGCAGGCCGGGATCGTGTTTATCGACGAGCTCGACAAGATCTCCGGGCGGGAGGGCGGCGCCGGGCCCGACGTCTCCCGCGAAGGCGTGCAGCGCGACATCCTGCCGATCATCGAAGGGTCCACGGTGACGACCAAGCACGGAGCCGTCCGCACCGACCACATGCTGTTCATCGCCGCGGGAGCGTTTCACGTGAGCCGGCCGTCGGATCTGATCCCCGAGCTGCAGGGCCGGCTCCCGATCCGCGTGGAGCTGGGGTCGCTCACCGAGGCGGATTTCGTACGGATCCTCGTCGAACCGGAAAACGCGCTGACCAAACAGTACGCGGCCCTGTTGGCCACCGAGGGCGTGATTGTGGAGTTCCCGCCGGACGGTGTCCAGGAGATCGCGCGGATCGCGGCGGCGGTGAACGCGGAGCACGAGGACATCGGAGCCCGGCGGCTGCACACGATCTTGGAGAAGGTGACCGAGGCGCTCTCGTTCGCGGCCCCCGAGGCGCCGGCGCACGTCGTCATCGATGCGGCCTACGTCCGTGAGCGACTCGCCGGGATCCTGGCCGACCACGACCTGCGGAGGTACGTGCTGTGA
- the topA gene encoding type I DNA topoisomerase produces the protein MAKSLVVVESPTKARTLKKLLDRRYDVVASMGHVKDLPRSQLGVDVEHEFTPKYVVPKGKGPVIKELKSAAKKASAVYLATDPDREGEAISWHLATILQQVNPKIKRIEFHEVTKDAVRRALQAPRDIDISRVNAQQARRVLDRLVGYKLSPLLWRKVRGGLSAGRVQSVAVRLICERESEIEAFVPQEYWSIAARLTRLGDETPFVARLVTKGGDKITIGNQAEADALVRELERVPYVVAEVRRRDQQRHPTAPFTTSTLQQEANRKIGYSAARTMVVAQQLYEGLDVGPEGTVGLITYMRTDAVHVAAEAQEQARTFIAETYGAPYVPADPRRYTSRRGAQGAHEAIRPTSVARTPESVKPFLKADQHKVYKLIWERFVASQMASAVMDTLAVDITAGPYGFRATGSRVKFPGFLRVYLEGRDNGDEETPEGWLPDLSDGERLRLLGLDPAQHFTQPPPRYTEATLVRALEDRGIGRPSTYAPIIETIKHRGYVELEDRRFYPTDLGVLVNSLLVEHFPSVLDVEFTAHMEEDLDRVEEGVEDWVGLIRAFYGPFEEVLHRAEQSIEEVEMVPEEIGELCPRCSRPLVKRRGRYGEFIACSGYPECSYTRPVGIGVRCPLDNGEIVERRTRKGRIFYGCANYPACTFTSWDRPVGRICPECGHILVTKRARRGTTPPVVCSNKACTYKEAPASREPEQVGSPS, from the coding sequence GTGGCAAAATCACTCGTGGTGGTAGAGTCGCCGACCAAGGCGCGGACGCTCAAGAAGCTGCTGGACCGGCGGTACGACGTGGTCGCGTCGATGGGACACGTCAAGGATCTTCCGCGGAGCCAGCTCGGGGTGGACGTGGAGCACGAGTTCACACCCAAGTACGTCGTGCCGAAGGGCAAAGGGCCGGTGATCAAGGAACTCAAGTCGGCCGCCAAAAAGGCGTCCGCCGTCTACCTCGCGACCGATCCAGACCGCGAGGGCGAAGCCATTTCTTGGCATCTGGCGACCATCCTCCAGCAGGTCAACCCCAAGATCAAGCGCATCGAATTTCACGAGGTGACCAAGGACGCGGTGCGGCGTGCGCTGCAGGCGCCGCGCGACATCGACATCAGCCGTGTGAACGCGCAGCAGGCCCGCCGCGTGCTGGACCGTCTCGTCGGGTACAAGTTGAGCCCGCTCTTGTGGCGCAAGGTGCGCGGGGGATTGAGCGCGGGCCGCGTCCAGTCGGTGGCGGTGCGTCTGATCTGCGAGCGCGAAAGCGAAATCGAGGCGTTCGTGCCCCAGGAGTACTGGTCCATTGCGGCGCGCCTCACCCGCCTCGGCGACGAGACGCCGTTTGTGGCGCGCCTCGTGACGAAGGGCGGCGACAAGATCACGATCGGCAACCAGGCGGAGGCGGACGCGCTCGTCCGGGAGTTGGAGCGAGTGCCGTATGTGGTGGCCGAGGTGCGGCGCCGTGACCAGCAGCGGCACCCCACCGCGCCGTTCACGACGAGCACGCTCCAGCAGGAAGCAAACCGGAAGATCGGGTACTCGGCGGCGCGCACGATGGTCGTCGCCCAGCAACTCTACGAAGGGCTCGACGTCGGGCCCGAGGGCACGGTCGGGTTGATCACGTATATGCGCACCGACGCGGTCCACGTGGCGGCGGAAGCGCAGGAGCAGGCCCGCACCTTCATCGCGGAGACGTACGGCGCGCCGTACGTGCCGGCGGACCCACGCCGCTACACGTCCCGCCGAGGCGCGCAGGGCGCCCACGAGGCGATCCGGCCGACGTCGGTGGCGCGCACCCCGGAGTCCGTCAAGCCCTTCCTGAAGGCCGACCAGCACAAAGTGTACAAGCTGATCTGGGAACGCTTCGTCGCGAGCCAGATGGCGTCCGCGGTGATGGACACGCTCGCCGTGGACATCACCGCAGGGCCGTACGGGTTCCGGGCGACTGGGTCTCGCGTGAAGTTTCCGGGATTTCTCCGGGTCTATCTGGAAGGTCGGGACAACGGGGACGAGGAGACCCCGGAGGGCTGGCTCCCCGATCTCAGCGATGGGGAGCGGTTGCGCCTCCTCGGGCTCGATCCCGCGCAGCACTTTACACAGCCGCCGCCCCGCTACACCGAGGCGACGCTCGTGCGAGCGCTCGAGGACCGCGGCATCGGTCGGCCGAGCACGTACGCGCCGATCATCGAGACGATCAAGCACCGCGGCTACGTCGAGCTCGAAGACCGGCGGTTCTACCCCACCGATCTCGGCGTGCTGGTGAACTCCTTGCTCGTCGAGCACTTTCCGAGCGTGCTCGACGTCGAGTTCACGGCGCACATGGAGGAGGATCTGGACCGGGTCGAGGAGGGGGTGGAGGATTGGGTCGGCCTGATCCGCGCGTTCTACGGGCCTTTCGAGGAGGTCCTCCACCGGGCGGAGCAGAGCATCGAGGAAGTCGAGATGGTCCCGGAGGAGATCGGCGAGCTATGCCCTCGCTGCAGCCGGCCGCTGGTGAAGCGGCGCGGTCGCTACGGGGAGTTCATCGCCTGCTCAGGGTACCCGGAGTGCTCGTACACCCGGCCGGTCGGCATCGGCGTGCGGTGCCCGCTCGACAACGGGGAGATCGTGGAGCGGCGAACTCGCAAGGGGCGCATCTTCTACGGGTGCGCGAACTACCCGGCGTGCACGTTCACATCCTGGGACCGGCCCGTCGGGCGGATCTGTCCCGAGTGCGGCCACATCCTGGTGACGAAGCGGGCCCGGCGCGGCACGACGCCGCCCGTGGTCTGCAGCAACAAGGCGTGCACATACAAGGAGGCGCCGGCGTCCCGCGAACCGGAGCAGGTGGGCAGCCCGTCGTGA
- a CDS encoding carbonic anhydrase has translation MTRAVDVTAAGDYARRLSRRDLLAAAAAAGLAGGMTAAALPQRPAEAQSALSPDQALERLMTGNARYVNGGLTAFNADLAILKQGTAEKQEPFASVLSCADSRVPVEIAFDQSIGHVFVCRVAGNVGTPEIIGSLEYGAAVLGTPLIVVLGHGRCGAVSAAIANKAVPGQISSLFPHLRPAVQRAGSNLEAAIKANATIQAELLRTSSPVLAGLAKEGKLKIVAAYYELTTGRVSLL, from the coding sequence GTGACCAGGGCTGTGGACGTGACGGCGGCGGGCGATTATGCTCGGCGGCTGTCCCGCAGGGATCTGCTCGCCGCGGCCGCGGCGGCCGGGTTGGCGGGCGGGATGACCGCCGCCGCGTTGCCCCAGCGGCCGGCGGAGGCGCAGAGCGCGCTCTCGCCCGACCAGGCGCTCGAGCGGCTGATGACGGGGAACGCCCGGTACGTCAATGGCGGCCTGACCGCGTTCAACGCGGACCTTGCGATCCTCAAGCAGGGCACCGCGGAGAAACAGGAACCCTTCGCCTCGGTGTTGTCGTGCGCGGACTCGCGCGTGCCCGTGGAGATCGCGTTCGACCAGAGTATCGGGCACGTGTTCGTTTGCCGGGTCGCCGGCAACGTCGGGACTCCCGAGATCATCGGTAGTCTGGAGTACGGGGCGGCGGTCCTGGGGACGCCGCTGATCGTGGTGCTCGGGCATGGGCGGTGCGGGGCGGTGTCGGCGGCGATCGCGAACAAAGCGGTGCCCGGGCAGATCAGCAGTCTCTTCCCACACCTCCGCCCGGCGGTGCAGCGGGCCGGGTCCAACCTCGAGGCCGCGATCAAGGCAAACGCGACGATCCAGGCGGAGCTGCTCCGGACCTCGTCCCCGGTGCTCGCGGGACTCGCCAAGGAAGGGAAGCTCAAGATCGTCGCGGCGTACTACGAGCTGACGACCGGACGCGTGTCGCTCCTCTAA